In one Juglans regia cultivar Chandler chromosome 11, Walnut 2.0, whole genome shotgun sequence genomic region, the following are encoded:
- the LOC108993601 gene encoding uncharacterized protein LOC108993601, producing MADSDDPNTSGDTSNLSDSILELTTRMTEVLNNARTPAITTETSVASIGIKLDGSNYALWSQVVEMYISGKDKLGYINGDFPQSSSTDPSFCKWRTDNTIVKGWLITSMDPSLIGNFIRFPTAREVWDSIATTFFDGSDTSQVYDLKRRVTRLKQAAVSLEKYYMVLQGLWREIDFCRPNPMECSVDIQHYNRIVREDCVYIFLDGLDDRLDNIRADVLQIKPFPMVEQAYAHVRREAIRQQVMNIHDTDGLQGAVLASKALTLSTSAHGKTAKNRNSTDGKKCSHCGNQKHTRETCFKLHGYPDWWHDLQARKCPDGTGTSGSSGTATVASAEPHLSLIQSPAMSTDSPPNFNSGISGLALFTSYRDADCTA from the coding sequence ATGGCAGACTCTGATGACCCGAATACTTCCGGCGACACGTCCAACCTCTCTGACTCTATCCTTGAATTGACTACAAGGATGACTGAGGTTTTGAATAACGCTCGGACCCCGGCCATCACCACTGAAACATCCGTTGCTTCGATTGGCATTAAGTTGGATGGCTCTAACTATGCATTGTGGTCCCAGGTTGTCGAGATGTATATCTCTGGCAAGGACAAACTGGGGTACATTAATGGCGACTTTCCTCAATCGTCATCTACTGATCCTTCCTTTTGCAAGTGGCGCACGGATAATACCATTGTTAAAGGTTGGTTAATTACTTCCATGGATCCGTCTTTAATTGGCAATTTTATTCGCTTTCCTACGGCACGAGAGGTTTGGGATTCCATTGCAACTACCTTTTTTGATGGCAGTGATACATCACAGGTGTATGATCTTAAACGCCGTGTGACTAGACTTAAACAAGCTGCGGTATCACTGGAAAAATATTACATGGTATTGCAAGGTCTATGGCGTGAAATTGATTTTTGCCGACCGAATCCTATGGAATGTTCTGTTGATATTCAGCACTATAACCGGATTGTCCGGGAAGattgtgtttatatttttctgGATGGTCTTGATGATCGGCTAGACAATATACGTGCTGATGTTTTACAAATAAAACCATTTCCTATGGTTGAACAAGCATATGCGCATGTGAGACGGGAGGCTATTCGACAACAGGTTATGAATATCCATGACACCGATGGGCTCCAGGGGGCTGTCTTGGCTTCGAAGGCTCTCACGCTAAGCACCTCTGCCCATGGTAAAACTGCCAAGAACCGAAATTCCACTGACGGGAAAAAATGCTCTCATTGTGGTAATCAGAAACACACACGTGAAACCTGTTTTAAGTTGCATGGGTACCCTGATTGGTGGCATGATCTTCAAGCCCGTAAATGTCCTGATGGCACAGGCACGAGTGGAAGTTCAGGCACAGCTACTGTTGCTAGTGCAGAGCCGCATCTCTCCCTTATACAATCGCCTGCAATGTCCACAGATTCTCCTCCCAACTTCAACTCAGGTATCTCTGGCCTTGCTCTTTTTACCTCCTATAGAGATGCGGATTGTACTGCATAG